One Xyrauchen texanus isolate HMW12.3.18 chromosome 2, RBS_HiC_50CHRs, whole genome shotgun sequence genomic window carries:
- the dbx1a gene encoding homeobox protein DBX1-A, translating into MMIPSVIAPPAIYSAFMRPAASLHSPLQSAFHAHHSFLVEDLLCINRPSGYFDQDLHSLCASPPTSTTLSIQDNHRPSDRISHSVTEKHVACSPKTSLSSKDPNYLKFGVSAILAPSPKKATSPLSLHGMHPKGFSVPYFDGSFYPFVRSSYFPAPSSVVPIPGTFSWPLVSRGKPRRGMLRRAVFSDVQRKALEKMFQKQKYISKPDRKKLASKLGLKDSQVKIWFQNRRMKWRNSKERELLSTGGCREQTLPTKTNPNPDLSDVGKKCSEDDEDVEEDACGDSPRTSHFCLSSRRELSNSTDSSISCKHSDFSESEDEITVS; encoded by the exons ATGATGATTCCCAGTGTTATTGCGCCGCCTGCGATATATTCAGCATTCATGCGTCCTGCTGCATCGCTGCATTCGCCTCTGCAGTCAGCTTTCCACGCTCATCACAGCTTTCTGGTGGAGGATCTGCTGTGCATCAACAGACCTTCTGGCTACTTTGACCAAGATTTGCACTCGCTATGCGCCTCTCCTCCAACTTCAACCACTCTTTCCATCCAGGATAACCACAGGCCATCGGACAGAATCAGCCACAGTGTAACAGAGAAACATGTAGCTTGTTCCCCCAAAACTTCACTGTCTAGCAAGGATCCAAACTATCTCAAGTTTGGTGTGAGTGCCATTTTGGCACCGTCTCCAAAGAAAG CCACCTCTCCACTCTCCCTTCACGGCATGCATCCCAAAGGATTCTCTGTGCCTTATTTCGATGGATCGTTCTACCCTTTCGTCCGTTCCTCATACTTTCCTG CTCCTTCATCTGTTGTACCCATCCCTGGAACTTTTTCCTGGCCTCTTGTGTCGAGAGGAAAGCCAAGAAGAGGGATGCTGCGACGGGCAGTGTTTTCTGATGTGCAGCGCAAAGCTTTGGAGAAAATGTTCCAAAAGCAAAAATATATTAGCAAACCAGACAGGAAAAAGCTCGCTTCGAAACTCGGACTAAAAGACTCACAG GTCAAAATTTGGTTCCAGAACCGGCGCATGAAATGGAGAAACTCAAAGGAGAGAGAACTGCTGTCCACCGGAGGCTGTCGAGAACAAACCCTGCCTACCAAAACAAATCCTAACCCAGATCTCAGTGACGTGGGTAAAAAGTGCTCCGAGGATGATGAAGACGTAGAAGAAGACGCTTGCGGAGATAGTCCTCGTACATCACACTTTTGCCTCTCATCAAGACGCGAACTGTCAAACAGCACTGACTCCAGCATTTCATGCAAACACTCGGACTTTTCTGAATCAGAAGATGAAATTACGGTTTCATAA